The region TTTGTGACCTTTGTGTTCCTGCTCTGTGGACTCTGTGTTTAGAAATCATTTATAAACACAAAGGTCACAAAGTAACCCTCACAAAGGACACAGGGGAAATTTAACTGAATTTTCAAAGTGAGCCACTACCAATTCGGTCAACTTTTTTGCAGAATCACCCAAAAACCTGCTAAAATCTGGTTTTGCATTGCCTTGCTGCTAAATCTATAGTTCGAATACAGGAGACGACGAGACGAGGGTAGTTCTTACACGACTGCACTTCTTACTCTGTCCAACATCTTAGAATGTTTGCTTTACTCTATCTGGTTCTGGTATTTATCCTCGGCGATTCGATATGCCGGCGGTTTTTTACGTTCGTGTCGATCCCGCATCGTCTTGCTGCGGCATTTTTGACCGGAGTGCTTATAAGCACTTGGTGGACGTATTTTTGCGGCTTGCTTTTTTACTGGACCTCGTCTCCGCTTACATGGGGCAACCTTCTGTTTTTCGTAATGTCAACAGCCCTTATCTATTGGCTCCGAACTCGTCCGCCCAACAATATTCTACTCACACATAACGATCGCTCAGAGACAGAATTCAGGAAATGGGATTGGATAGCTTTCGGCCTTTGCTTTTTGCTGGCAAGTTACCTGATGCTGTCCACTTTTGGTATGAAGGACGGCAACATGCTGATCGGTATCCATCAGTCGAGCGACTTTGGTTCAACCGTTTCGATAATGCAGTCCTTCGCCCGCGGACACAATTTTCCGACCGAATTTACGCACTTTACGGGCGATAAGATGCGTTACCATTTCCTATTCTATTTTCAGGCCGGCAACCTTGAATACCTAGGTTTTAGCCCTGCATTTGCCAATAACATCCTTGCGATCCTGTCGATGGGCTCAATGCTGATCCTTGTAATGACGCTCGGAGCACTGGTCTTCGGCTCACGAGTGGTCGGACGAATAGCAGCGGCACTTTTCTTCTTTCACGGCACGCTTTCGTTCTATACATTCTTCGATTCACTGGGTTGGGATCTGTCCGCCATCATAGCTAAGGTGGCCGTAAGCCCCGATTTTATACCGTCAGGCTATCAATATCGCGGTGAAACTTGGGGCGTCTGGTCGCTGGTCAATTACGCCAACCAACGCCACCTCGCAAGTTCCATAGGCATATTCCTATTGGCTCTTACGTTTTTGATCATTCGATATAAGACTGCCGAGGCAAAGGCTGCCGAGATCAGGGCACTTGAGGCCGAAGCTCGTGCCGCAGGGCTTCGCGCCGAGCAGGAAAGAGCTGAAGCGATCAGGGCTGCCGAGATTCAAGCATCTTTAGATCGAGCTGCGGCCCAAGCTGCTGCATTAGAAGAGCAAAATACTTGGTCGAATGAAATGGCCGGAAGTGAGCCTGTCTCTACATTTGAAAGCGAGGCCGAGGAAAGGCCTGTTTTTGCCGATCCGATGCAGGCGGAGGATTTTTCATCGGGCTCGGACTTGCTTGAATTGGGCGAGAGCGAGAAGGAACCTGACAGTGATGCATCTGTCGAGCATGAGCCTACAGATCGTGAAAATTTTTCGACTAAAACCGATCCGCTTGAGATCGAGGCCGATAGCATAAGCTCCGAAGCCGAACAGTTTGAGAACTCGGAATCATTTGTTGGCGATGCTTCGCGTGCAGAACCAAAGTTTGAATCTGAACCAATTTACGAAACACCGAGCGAACCTGTTAAGCCGCGAAAAACCTGGGGCGAATGGTTCAGCGAGGGAACGGACGGCATAATGTCGTTCGTGTTTGTGGGTGTTTTGCTGGGATTGATGCCCATGTGGAATGGGGCTATTTTTGTTTCGGCTTTTGCTGTCCTTGCGGTGTTATTCGTTCTGTTCCCGCAACGAAGGCAGTTGGTCGCACTCGGTATTGCGACCGCTATCTTTGCGTTGCCGCAGGTAATATTTCTAAAGACCGGAGGAATGCCGGATCCAGGTTATTCTCTGGTAAGTTGGGGTTATTCGCTCGGCAAACAAGCGACCATTTTACAAGTGCTCGAGTATCTCGGTTGGACCTTTGGATTCAAATGGTTGCTGATTGCGATTGCATTGATTATCGGCACGTCATTCCAGCGAAGGCTCTTCCTGGCTATTTCAAGTTTGATCATTCTTACTTTCTGCTTCCAGTTTAGCCTCGAGGCACTGACAAATCACAAATTCCTTAATGTGTGGGTTGTTGTCGCAAACCTTTATGTTGGAGCAGGACTTTGGTGGCTTTGGAATCTCAGGATATTGAAAACGACGATCTTGAGCAAGATTGCCGCTGCAATTCTGACGGTTTTGGTTACGCTTAGCGGAGCTCTTGACCTGTATCCTTTCCATACTACGGATTGGGGCGAAGTCGTCTATGGAAAAGATCCTCTTGTAAATTGGGTTGCTGAAAATACGCCACCGAACTCAGTTTTCCTTTCCGCCAGATACACAAGTCACGGAATCCTCAATGCGGGACGTAAACTGTTTTACGGACATCCATATTACGCATGGGGAGCAGGTTACGACACGGCGAAACGCGATAAGGTCTATGTCAGAATGCTGGAGTCCACAAATCCTCAGGAAGTTTTCGATTTGCTTAAGGAAAACGGCATAAATTATGTCGCGATCGACAACAATCTGCGGAAAAATAACGAAAGCATCAAAAAAATCAACGAGGCCATTTTTGAGGCATATTTCGACGTCGTTTTTGAAGACAAAGACAATAAGTATGCCAAAATGGTCATTTACAAGGTTCCTGATGAACTAGGTGATCCCAAGCCGGAAATTCAATTACCGCCTGAAGAGCCGCGAGCTCCGATCAACCCGAGCGAAGCCGTTCCTGCGTTTCGCGGCGGAGAGGGGAATTCACCAGGGAAGTTCCAAAAGCCGCGCGGGATAACCGCAGATGACAAAGGCAGTTTTTATGTAGCGGATGCGGGCAATAATCGTATACAAAAATTCGACGTGGATGGAAAATTTGTAGCAGTTTTTGGCGATCCGGGCGAACGCGAAGGCAAAATCAAGGAGCCGAACGGTGTTGCGACCGATGACGAAGGAAATATCTATGTAACAGATGCGGGTAACCATAAACTGCTGAAATACAATCCTGATGGAACTTTTGCAAAGGAGTTCATGGGGCCGGATACCGGTTTTTATGGTCCGCGTGATGTTGCCGTTGGGCAGAACAAGCAGGTTTATATCATTGATCAGGGGCGGACGCGCGTTGCGAGGTTTTCCCCTTCTGCAGAGACATTTTCTCGTACGTGGGGAACTGCGGGTACTGGTGACGGCGAATTTAAGGATCCAACCGGAATTGCTGTCGGTGACAACTTGGTATTTGTCGCGGATCTGGGAAATGGAAGAATTCAGGTCTTCGATCTGGAAGGCCAATTTCTCAGGCAGTGGGCGATTCCGACATGGGAACGAACGTCAAGTGAGTTTCCGGATGTTGTGTTCGACGAGCAGACACGGACGGTTTACGTTTCGAGCGGAAAAACCAATGAAGTTCTGGCTTTTGACGAAAATGGAAACCCCATGAGTGGTTTTAATTCGCAGGGCGACGAGAAAATGGATAATCCAACGTCATTGGCTGTCTTTGAAGCGAATAAGAAAAGATGGTTGCTTGTTCTCAATACAAACAGTAACAGGGTTTCCCGCTTTGAATTGGAAGCTCTAAAAACAACAGAAGTACCAAAAGCAAATAAGGAAGCATCGAAAACAACGAAATAAGTAGATAGGGATTCCAACAATGTCGTTCGTAGATAAAATTGGCGCGGCCTTTTCGCGCAACGGGCTGATTATCTTAGCGGGGATAGTATTGCTTTACTGCCTTTGGATCTATGGCCTTTCGACAAATCCTCCGGGTTTCTACATAGATGAGGCTTGCATCGCCTACAACGGTTATTTGATCGGCACGACCGGTGAGCAGGAAGACGGTACTAAGTTTCCACTTTACATACATTGCTACACACAGGGTTGGTCGCAATATATGAGTGCAAGTCAGCCTTATGCCTTAGCCATTTTATATGCGTTTATTTCACCAAGTGTTATTAGTGCCCGCGTTTTTGCTGCGACATTGGTGTTTATTGCGATACTTCTATTGGGACTTCTGGCCGCGAGGATATCAGGTCGAACGTCGATTGGTATCATTGTTGCTCTTTCGGCTATGGCGACACCATGGCTGTTTGAATTCAGCAGGCTTGTTATGGAGACGTTTGTTCTCATTCTGGCCATCGTGCTATTTTTATTTTCCCTTTACAACGCCCACAAAAAGGAGCGATGGAAATTCACTGATGTACTCTCGATATCGCTGCTAGCGACGCTTATTACATACAGTTACGCAACCGGACGAGTCATTGGTCCGCTTTTCGTATTTGGACTATTGATATTTGCAGTCAATCTTCGAAAGCTGCTAGATGTTTTTAAGGTTTGGGTGATTTATTCGATCACTATGATTCCAATGATCATGGTGTATCTCAAAGACCCACTCATCATATCCGGCAGATTTTTGAGGGCCACAAATCTCTCAAAAAGCGCATCGCTTTTTGAAAATATAGGTACTGTTC is a window of Chloracidobacterium sp. DNA encoding:
- a CDS encoding SMP-30/gluconolactonase/LRE family protein, translated to MFALLYLVLVFILGDSICRRFFTFVSIPHRLAAAFLTGVLISTWWTYFCGLLFYWTSSPLTWGNLLFFVMSTALIYWLRTRPPNNILLTHNDRSETEFRKWDWIAFGLCFLLASYLMLSTFGMKDGNMLIGIHQSSDFGSTVSIMQSFARGHNFPTEFTHFTGDKMRYHFLFYFQAGNLEYLGFSPAFANNILAILSMGSMLILVMTLGALVFGSRVVGRIAAALFFFHGTLSFYTFFDSLGWDLSAIIAKVAVSPDFIPSGYQYRGETWGVWSLVNYANQRHLASSIGIFLLALTFLIIRYKTAEAKAAEIRALEAEARAAGLRAEQERAEAIRAAEIQASLDRAAAQAAALEEQNTWSNEMAGSEPVSTFESEAEERPVFADPMQAEDFSSGSDLLELGESEKEPDSDASVEHEPTDRENFSTKTDPLEIEADSISSEAEQFENSESFVGDASRAEPKFESEPIYETPSEPVKPRKTWGEWFSEGTDGIMSFVFVGVLLGLMPMWNGAIFVSAFAVLAVLFVLFPQRRQLVALGIATAIFALPQVIFLKTGGMPDPGYSLVSWGYSLGKQATILQVLEYLGWTFGFKWLLIAIALIIGTSFQRRLFLAISSLIILTFCFQFSLEALTNHKFLNVWVVVANLYVGAGLWWLWNLRILKTTILSKIAAAILTVLVTLSGALDLYPFHTTDWGEVVYGKDPLVNWVAENTPPNSVFLSARYTSHGILNAGRKLFYGHPYYAWGAGYDTAKRDKVYVRMLESTNPQEVFDLLKENGINYVAIDNNLRKNNESIKKINEAIFEAYFDVVFEDKDNKYAKMVIYKVPDELGDPKPEIQLPPEEPRAPINPSEAVPAFRGGEGNSPGKFQKPRGITADDKGSFYVADAGNNRIQKFDVDGKFVAVFGDPGEREGKIKEPNGVATDDEGNIYVTDAGNHKLLKYNPDGTFAKEFMGPDTGFYGPRDVAVGQNKQVYIIDQGRTRVARFSPSAETFSRTWGTAGTGDGEFKDPTGIAVGDNLVFVADLGNGRIQVFDLEGQFLRQWAIPTWERTSSEFPDVVFDEQTRTVYVSSGKTNEVLAFDENGNPMSGFNSQGDEKMDNPTSLAVFEANKKRWLLVLNTNSNRVSRFELEALKTTEVPKANKEASKTTK